From the Huiozyma naganishii CBS 8797 chromosome 2, complete genome genome, one window contains:
- the COQ6 gene encoding putative N,N-dimethylaniline monooxygenase COQ6 (similar to Saccharomyces cerevisiae COQ6 (YGR255C); ancestral locus Anc_1.103): protein MVQAGGAVCHAAWGSEGEDEDDGRVDRGRGPAGLTLATAIKQNPVLAHYDTTLVDGAPLSETLTRFRRDPPIEYTNRVVSVTPQTLQFLEGTLGVQLDHARMQPYDGVYVSDGVSNVALDLAREEMLYMVEILNVQSSLWAKLAETESSAGANGLHLVDQCKVESIESSSPDGDPTAWPLVKLSNGDSYKTRLLVGADGFNSPVRRFAKLNSRGWAYDTFGLVATLKLDTAHRGPVHKLRGWQRFLKTGPIAHLPLPGDNATLVWSTSGGELSQLLMDMDPELFPHMINAAFVLDQADMDYYFDQLAQAKAQQQEQSTRRGNTTAMLIEDIRARINDKWDNLRDESEIDENFPPQVRAVVPNTRARFPLKLSHADKYVTDRVALVGDAAHTTHPLAGQGLNMGQHDVEQLSRALERATLRGLDIGSLLALEPFWAHSYPFNDERLNLADRVHKIYHTDALPVVAMRSAGLSLISHLDPVKNMILGTLTGGAK, encoded by the coding sequence ATGGTGCAGGCAGGTGGCGCGGTTTGCCACGCAGCGTGGGGCAGTGAAggcgaagacgaagacgacggACGTGTTGATCGTGGGAGGGGCCCCGCTGGGTTGACTTTGGCAACGGCGATCAAGCAGAACCCGGTGCTGGCGCACTACGACACGACCCTCGTCGACGGGGCGCCGTTATCCGAGACATTGACTCGGTTCAGGAGGGACCCACCCATTGAGTACACGAACAGGGTTGTGTCTGTGACGCCGCAGACGTTGCAGTTCCTCGAGGGGACGCTTGGCGTGCAATTGGATCACGCCCGTATGCAGCCCTACGATGGGGTTTACGTCTCCGATGGGGTGTCCAACGTCGCGCTGGACCTCGCGCGCGAGGAGATGCTGTACATGGTCGAGATTCTGAACGTGCAGAGCTCGCTGTGGGCGAAACTGGCAGAGACGGAGTCCTCAGCGGGGGCCAATGGGCTTCACCTTGTTGACCAGTGCAAAGTTGAATCCATTGAGAGCTCGTCACCGGATGGGGACCCGACCGCGTGGCCCCTGGTGAAGTTGAGTAACGGGGACTCGTACAAGACCCGTTTGCTCGTCGGCGCAGATGGGTTCAATTCTCCAGTGCGCCGGTTCGCGAAGCTGAACTCTCGCGGATGGGCCTACGACACCTTTGGGCTTGTCGCGACACTGAAGCTGGACACGGCACACCGTGGGCCCGTGCACAAGCTGCGCGGGTGGCAGCGGTTCCTCAAGACGGGACCCATCGCTCACTTGCCCCTGCCGGGGGACAACGCCACGCTCGTGTGGAGCACCAGTGGTGGGGAACTCTCGCAACTGTTGATGGATATGGACCCGGAACTGTTCCCGCACATGATCAACGCTGCGTTCGTGCTAGACCAGGCAGACATGGATTACTACTTTGACCAATTGGCCCAGGCGAAAGCgcaacagcaagaacagTCAACCCGTCGTGGTAACACAACGGCCATGCTCATCGAGGATATCCGCGCTCGGATCAACGACAAGTGGGATAACCTCAGGGACGAATCCGAGATTGACGAGAACTTCCCGCCGCAGGTGCGTGCCGTGGTCCCCAACACAAGGGCCCGGTTCCCTTTGAAGTTGTCCCACGCGGACAAATACGTTACAGACCGCGTGGCACTCGTCGGTGACGCTGCGCACACTACTCACCCGCTGGCCGGACAGGGGCTCAACATGGGCCAACACGACGTCGAGCAACTTTCGCGGGCGCTTGAGCGTGCGACTCTACGCGGGCTCGACATCGGGTCCCTGCTTGCGCTGGAGCCCTTCTGGGCACACAGCTACCCGTTCAATGACGAGCGGTTGAACCTCGCAGACCGGGTGCACAAGATCTACCATACGGACGCACTGCCCGTCGTCGCGATGCGGAGCGCGGGCCTTTCGCTGATCAGCCACCTCGACCCGGTCAAGAACATGATATTGGGCACGCTGACGGGTGGGGCCAAGTAA
- the KNAG0B00470 gene encoding uncharacterized protein (similar to Saccharomyces cerevisiae EDC2 (YER035W) and EDC1 (YGL222C); ancestral locus Anc_3.533) — translation MSSDTRYFNRSRLLPAHGKNTSAPAAPGVGRGSRSASPALAAAGARDKRKKRQGKKNSSATDGSTSGNASGGRGRDRYLREQSLPNGERPDFGHGASHDGRRERAVGSPAQSASASLKRLVLDGEATAASNDAPLATYMVSPITTPGTIPTQLTNNNNSSSINNPAMLLHGNAIWNSKQVSPRPGPPPQQQQQAYPVTSPHGVQPYMGPMPVSPNGMPRGGPPMQGLPLPQGLPQGLPPGLPPGQPFLGLPQAPQQFMQPHPYQLPGYPYLPAMQPNGNGNGNNYNLISAPVTLPPTLPTSSPATTRPSSQSSVGKTTAVMARPEDAAKRQRGQRTDKRKRAGQPHSFAGASFATNVPQESNLPKPSFL, via the coding sequence ATGTCCTCAGATACGAGGTACTTCAACAGGTCGCGGCTGCTCCCGGCACACGGGAAGAACACGTCGGCTCCAGCGGCCCCTGGGGTCGGGCGGGGCTCGCGCAGTGCGTCGCCCGCCTTGGCTGCAGCAGGTGCAAGGGATAAGAGGAAGAAGCGAcagggcaagaagaacagtaGTGCCACAGATGGTAGTACTTCTGGCAATGCTAGCGGTGGTCGAGGTCGTGATCGTTACCTCAGGGAGCAGTCGCTGCCCAACGGGGAGAGACCAGATTTTGGGCACGGAGCAAGCCACGATGGACGTCGAGAAAGAGCAGTTGGATCGCCAGCACAGTCGGCGTCGGCGTCGCTCAAGAGACTTGTGCTCGATGGCGAGGCCACCGCCGCTTCCAACGACGCGCCGCTAGCTACTTACATGGTTTCGCCCATAACGACCCCGGGAACGATACCAACGCAACTtacaaacaacaacaacagcagcagcatcaaCAATCCTGCCATGTTGCTACACGGGAACGCCATATGGAATTCTAAACAGGTCAGTCCTCGCCCCGGTCCACCaccgcaacagcagcaacaggcATACCCTGTAACGTCTCCGCATGGCGTCCAACCGTACATGGGTCCAATGCCCGTGTCACCGAACGGCATGCCCAGAGGTGGTCCACCAATGCAGGGGCTGCCACTACCGCAAGGGTTGCCCCAGGGACTCCCACCGGGGCTGCCACCGGGTCAGCCGTTCTTGGGGTTGCCCCAAGCACCGCAACAATTCATGCAGCCACATCCGTACCAGTTGCCAGGGTACCCGTACCTTCCAGCAATGCAACCGAATGGCAACGGCAACGGCAACAACTACAATCTGATATCGGCTCCTGTAACTTTACCACCAACTTTGCCCACTTCAAGTCCCGCTACAACAAGACCGTCGAGCCAGAGCTCAGTGGGGAAGACCACTGCAGTCATGGCACGGCCGGAAGACGCTGCAAAACGACAGAGAGGACAACGCACAGACAAGAGGAAGCGTGCGGGGCAACCGCACTCCTTCGCGGGGGCGTCCTTCGCTACAAATGTGCCTCAGGAATCAAACTTACCCAAGCCAAGCTTCCTGTAA
- the BOL2 gene encoding Bol2p (similar to Saccharomyces cerevisiae YGL220W; ancestral locus Anc_3.530), with product MFTEADLRTKIEQTVPRVYNVIVTDLSYGCGQSFDVVVVSDEFAQKNKIQRSRIVNAALKEELKSIHAFSCKCYTEEEWSKIVV from the coding sequence ATGTTCACTGAGGCAGACTTGCGCACAAAGATCGAGCAGACGGTGCCCCGGGTGTACAACGTAATCGTGACGGACCTGTCGTACGGTTGCGGGCAGTCCTTCGATGTCGTGGTGGTGAGCGATGAGTTCGCgcagaagaacaagattcAGCGCAGCAGGATTGTCAATGCCGCGCTTAAGGAGGAGCTTAAGAGCATCCACGCGTTCAGTTGTAAGTGCTACACGGAGGAAGAGTGGTCTAAGATCGTCGTGTAG
- the ARB1 gene encoding ATP-binding cassette family ATPase ARB1 (similar to Saccharomyces cerevisiae ARB1 (YER036C); ancestral locus Anc_3.534), which translates to MTSQKFDIKRLLPLTEGLPGIVGIGGVVGPVGYSTDTPSTDMPPVSASKAKREAKKAEKEAAKAAKGTADADGKKTSRFASKKNGPKAVEQLTDEEIAAREIANLKLQQDKEGLSDRVTTGVLASLETSRDVKLTSVSLLFHGKVLIQDSTLELNYGRRYGLLGENGCGKSTFLKALATREYPIPEHIDIYLLDEPAEPSEWSALEYVVREAQAELKRLEDLVEKYIIEEGPECPLLDPIYERMDSLDPDTFESRAAVILIGLGFNSKTILKKTKDMSGGWKMRVALAKALFVKPTLLLLDDPTAHLDLEACVWLEEYLKRFDRTLVLVSHSQDFLNGVCSNMIDMREQRLLAYGGNYDSYVKTRSEQETNQMKQYAKQQEEIAHIKKFIASAGTYANLVRQAKSRQKILDKMEADGLIKPVAHERVFTFRFPEVERLPPPVLAFDNISFAYDGKKEHNLYENLDFGVDMDSRIALVGPNGVGKSTLLKIMTGELMAQTGRVSRHTHVKLGVYSQHSQDQLDLTKSALEFVRDKYSNISQDFQYWRGQLGRFGLTGEGQTVQMGTLSEGQRSRVVFALLALEQPNVLLLDEPTNGLDIPTIDSLADAINAFNGGVVVVSHDFRLLDKIAKDIYVVEHKTATRWNGSILEYKNKLAKNVVL; encoded by the coding sequence ATGACCTCCCAAAAATTTGATATAAAGCGACTGCTGCCGTTGACGGAGGGATTGCCGGGGATAGTGGGTATTGGGGGGGTTGTTGGGCCAGTGGGATACAGTACGGACACACCAAGCACCGATATGCCACCAGTTTCTGCATCGAAAGCGAAGAGAGAAGCGAAGAAGGCCGAGAAGGAGGCCGCTAAGGCCGCGAAGGGCACCGCGGATGCCGATGGGAAAAAGACTTCGCGGTTTGCGTCGAAGAAAAACGGCCCCAAGGCTGTTGAGCAGCTGACTGATGAGGAGATTGCCGCGAGGGAGATTGCCAATTTGAAGTTGCAGCAGGATAAGGAGGGGCTTTCCGACAGAGTGACCACTGGTGTGCTTGCGTCGTTAGAGACTTCGCGGGACGTTAAGTTGACCTCTGTGTCGCTGCTGTTCCATGGTAAAGTGCTTATCCAGGACTCGACGCTCGAGCTGAACTACGGGAGACGTTACGGTTTACTCGGGGAGAACGGGTGTGGGaagtccactttcttgaaggcGCTTGCCACGAGGGAGTACCCGATTCCAGAGCACATCGATATTTACCTGTTGGATGAGCCAGCTGAGCCATCAGAGTGGTCCGCGTTGGAGTACGTTGTGCGTGAGGCGCAGGCAGAATTGAAGAGGCTAGAGGACCTTGTTGAAAAGTACATCATTGAGGAGGGACCCGAATGCCCACTTCTAGATCCAATCTATGAGCGGATGGACTCGCTGGACCCGGACACGTTCGAGTCCCGTGCAGCGGTCATCTTGATCGGTCTTGGGTTCAACAGTAAAaccattttgaagaagactaAGGACATGTCCGGTGGGTGGAAGATGCGTGTCGCTTTGGCAAAGGCTCTTTTCGTCAAGCCAactctgctgttgttggatGACCCAACTGCACATTTGGATTTGGAGGCCTGTGTCTGGCTGGAGGAGTACTTGAAGCGGTTCGACAGGACGCTGGTCCTCGTGTCGCACTCGCAGGATTTCTTGAACGGGGTCTGTTCCAACATGATCGACATGCGTGAGCAGAGACTCTTGGCCTACGGTGGTAACTACGATTCGTACGTCAAGACGAGATCGGAACAGGAAACCAACCAGATGAAGCAGTACGCTAAGCAACAGGAGGAAATCGCACAtatcaagaagttcatcGCCTCTGCAGGTACGTACGCGAACTTGGTCAGACAGGCCAAGTCACGTCAAAAGATTCTGGATAAGATGGAAGCGGATGGGCTCATCAAGCCAGTCGCCCACGAACGTGTGTTTACCTTCAGATTCCCAGAGGTCGAGAGATTGCCACCTCCAGTGCTTGCCTTCGACAACATATCGTTTGCATACGACGGGAAGAAAGAACACAACCTGTACGAAAATTTGGACTTCGGTGTTGACATGGACTCCAGAATCGCCCTTGTCGGGCCTAACGGTGTTGGGAAATCCACGCTACTGAAGATTATGACCGGGGAATTGATGGCACAGACTGGGCGTGTCTCCAGACACACTCACGTCAAGCTTGGTGTCTACTCGCAACATTCTCAGGATCAACTGGACTTGACGAAATCCGCTCTGGAGTTCGTTAGAGACAAGTACTCAAACATCTCGCAGGACTTCCAGTACTGGAGAGGCCAACTGGGTCGTTTCGGGTTGACCGGTGAGGGTCAGACAGTGCAGATGGGTACGCTATCCGAGGGCCAACGGTCGCGTGTTGTGTTTGCCCTGCTGGCACTAGAACAACCAAACGTGCTACTGCTGGATGAACCTACCAACGGTCTAGATATCCCCACGATCGACTCGCTTGCGGACGCTATCAACGCGTTCAACGGTGGTGTTGTCGTTGTCTCGCACGATTTCAGACTACTGGACAAGATCGCAAAGGATATCTACGTCGTCGAGCACAAGACTGCCACGAGATGGAACGGGTCTATCCTCGAGTACAAGAACAAACTGGCAAAGAATGTCGTGTTGTGA
- the KIP3 gene encoding tubulin-dependent ATPase KIP3 (similar to Saccharomyces cerevisiae KIP3 (YGL216W); ancestral locus Anc_3.528) yields MPPVREVPTQPLRQSSIVVAVRVRPFTAEEILQLLPGELAEGRRVTIGERRLSLASSSGEDGQVATTTGKFRQGGIWKLVDCVDDKMIVFDPVGRNPLNRLSETALNSMAWRKQNGSGGGGAGSTLRRRRNRRSTGSADETKFVFDKLFDTDVSQEDVYRGTTSTLLDSVLDGFNGTVFAYGATGCGKTYTVSGTRENPGIIFRTMEELFVKMDALAGTKDFELTVSFLEIYNETIHDLLSPDTPPQKLVIREDSNEKISVSNLSYHSPRSVQDVLDLVIRGNDNRTTSPTEANSVSSRSHAVLQIHIMQRNKLVDLKEHQTFGTLSIIDLAGSERAAATKNRGRRLHEGANINRSLLALGNCINALCSNDGSHRNQHVPYRDSKLTRLLKFSLGGNCKTVMIVCISPSSAHYDETLNTLKYANRAKEIKTKVIRNHQTLNRHVASYLKMITEQKRTIDELEARQAQMVQVGITNYKLAIEKIERSIEEVVGNVCKQLSSKSFQNIKLLKALTLTKRTLLQLIVIEVENVLAIVSEWTDQRIIETCERVIRQMQEQVKLLEDRFDTATELNLVVEHSREIDLKRLREMEHWDDTVHLRSFEARLDLVYESLQKSILIESSNMTEELMNDPALRARFNFLSKVLVSEDQDIVAALEEISSAVDADFERFVAPYKRERQDGLGLLRTVGTRTAYTTKEVPMGATWPRTPERRRHPGGGSAARRGG; encoded by the coding sequence ATGCCGCCCGTGCGAGAGGTGCCAACGCAGCCACTGAGACAGTCGTCGATCGTGGTTGCTGTGCGGGTGCGGCCCTTCACTGCAGAGGAGATCTTGCAGTTGTTGCCAGGGGAGCTCGCGGAGGGCAGGCGTGTTACGATTGGTGAACGGCGGTTGTCGCTGGCTTCGTCTAGTGGGGAAGATGGACAAGTAGCTACCACTACGGGGAAGTTCCGGCAAGGTGGAATCTGGAAGTTGGTGGATTGTGTGGACGATAAGATGATTGTGTTTGACCCTGTGGGGAGGAATCCACTCAATAGGCTCAGCGAGACAGCATTAAACTCGATGGCATGGAGAAAGCAAAATGGttctggtggtggtggtgcggGGAGTACGCTCCgcaggaggaggaacaggCGGTCTACTGGTAGTGCGGACGAGACCAAGTTCGTATTTGACAAGCTGTTCGATACAGACGTCTCGCAGGAGGACGTTTACAGGGGCACGACGAGCACACTGCTGGACTCTGTGCTCGATGGGTTCAACGGGACCGTCTTCGCGTACGGTGCCACCGGGTGTGGGAAGACGTACACGGTGAGCGGGACTCGCGAGAACCCAGGGATAATATTCAGGACCATGGAGGAGCTCTTTGTCAAGATGGATGCCCTTGCGGGCACCAAGGACTTCGAGCTCACGGTTTCGTTTCTAGAGATATACAACGAGACGATCCACGACCTGCTGAGCCCGGATACACCGCCGCAGAAGCTCGTTATTCGCGAGGACAGCAACGAGAAGATATCCGTGTCGAACTTGTCGTACCACTCGCCGCGTAGCGTCCAGGACGTCTTGGACCTTGTGATTCGCGGGAACGACAACAGGACGACTTCGCCGACGGAGGCCAATTCCGTGTCCTCCAGGTCGCACGCCGTCTTGCAGATACACATCATGCAGCGGAACAAGCTCGTGGACTTGAAGGAGCACCAAACGTTCGGCACGTTGTCGATCATAGATCTTGCCGGGAGCGAGCGTGCCGCGGCGACGAAGAACAGGGGCCGGCGGCTCCACGAGGGCGCAAACATCAACCGGTCGCTTCTAGCGCTCGGGAATTGCATTAACGCTCTGTGTAGCAACGACGGCTCCCATCGGAACCAGCATGTGCCTTACAGGGACTCCAAACTGACACGGcttttgaagttctccCTTGGTGGGAATTGCAAGACGGTGATGATCGTTTGCATATCGCCGAGCAGTGCGCACTACGATGAGACGCTGAACACGCTGAAGTACGCGAACCGGGCGAAGGAGATCAAGACGAAGGTCATTCGGAACCACCAGACTCTAAACCGACATGTCGCTTCGtatttgaagatgatcACTGAACAGAAGCGAACGATCGATGAGCTGGAGGCCCGACAGGCGCAGATGGTGCAAGTGGGCATCACGAATTACAAGTTAGCGATTGAGAAGATAGAGAGAAGCATAGAGGAGGTTGTCGGGAACGTGTGCAAGCAGCTTTCCAGCAAGTCGTTCCAAAACATCAAGCTTTTGAAGGCGCTGACGTTGACGAAGCGCACGTTACTGCAACTGATCGTGATAGAGGTCGAGAACGTACTTGCGATTGTCTCAGAGTGGACGGACCAACGGATCATAGAAACTTGCGAGCGGGTTATCCGACAGATGCAAGAGCAAGTGAAGCTTCTGGAGGACCGGTTCGACACTGCCACGGAGTTGAACCTTGTGGTCGAGCACAGTCGGGAGATCGACCTGAAACGACTACGAGAGATGGAACACTGGGACGACACGGTGCACCTGCGCAGTTTCGAGGCGCGGCTGGACCTGGTCTACGAGAGTCTGCAGAAGAGCATCCTTATCGAATCGAGCAACATGACCGAGGAACTGATGAACGACCCGGCATTACGGGCCCGGTTCAACTTCCTGTCCAAAGTGCTTGTCAGTGAGGACCAAGATATCGTCGCAGCACTCGAGGAAATTTCAAGTGCGGTCGACGCAGACTTCGAGCGGTTTGTCGCACCGTACAAACGAGAACGTCAGGACGGCCTCGGCCTCCTCCGCACTGTCGGTACGAGAACCGCCTACACCACCAAAGAGGTCCCGATGGGGGCCACCTGGCCGAGAACCCCCGAGAGGAGACGACACCCCGGGGGAGGATCCGCCGCGCGCCGTGGTGGCTGA
- the MDM34 gene encoding ERMES complex subunit MDM34 (similar to Saccharomyces cerevisiae MDM34 (YGL219C); ancestral locus Anc_3.529) codes for MSFRFNEQLFRDPSFNYKVRSKLTAVLSKALGTSAAAGVPSAQSVRGSCVGDDRAHRAGAMKPSDILKSDVKINMVDFPTVPQVEILDLDITTQPRSLVKGICKLSCRDAKIQLETVIEANLMMVVLGDSPEFVTPQLVENSSFKVPITMTFSNVRLEAITNIFMRNYGVSISFNDVSLDFDFDCSIKILQTTIEKRLKESMHTLFKEVLPSVIFNTSQNWFHNNAANSPAENLAKTVQGLTEQTAPCVTFDETDFAELSPKNMLRLSTIVSSRHTLSLHGTSELHKMANITGCLEKQNLYRFISRMPSLTNYYMPYYRLSRINYSQTGNKDNLLPEVVLRERKYDLTTIIDIQNKLYERSYTDDSKDSVKTPRRRVIKLGKKKRQNDDTVKQTMQRTPAPTALMKIPTTPLTSRYSSPEAVQGHFPKSCTPELTRPLYGDLPLEELIIPKAKEKITPPRRISSPSVTNSIYYVGISNSTGHKWGSQHYQPHKQTVSPTVSPPPYTVAH; via the coding sequence aTGTCGTTTAGATTTAATGAGCAGTTGTTCCGAGACCCGTCGTTCAATTACAAAGTGCGCAGCAAGCTGACTGCGGTGTTGAGCAAGGCGTTGGGCACAAGCGCTGCCGCGGGTGTTCCCTCTGCGCAGAGTGTACGCGGGTCCTGTGTTGGTGACGACAGGGCCCACAGGGCGGGGGCCATGAAGCCATCGGATATACTGAAGAGCGACGTGAAGATCAACATGGTGGACTTCCCGACGGTGCCACAAGTGGAGATCCTGGACTTGGATATTACGACGCAACCGCGGTCGCTCGTCAAGGGCATATGCAAGCTGTCCTGCAGGGACGCGAAGATACAGCTGGAGACCGTCATCGAGGCTAATTTGATGATGGTTGTGTTGGGGGATTCGCCCGAGTTTGTCACGCCGCAGCTCGTCGAAAACTCCTCCTTTAAAGTACCCATCACGATGACTTTCTCAAACGTACGACTCGAGGCGATTACGAACATCTTCATGAGGAACTACGGCGTCAGCATTTCCTTCAACGACGTCAGTCTCGACTTTGACTTCGACTGCTCGATAAAGATCTTGCAGACAACCATAGAGAAGCGGCTCAAGGAGTCCATGCACACGCTGTTCAAGGAGGTGCTCCCCTCGGTTATCTTCAACACCTCGCAGAACTGGTTCCACAACAACGCGGCCAATTCTCCTGCGGAGAACTTGGCCAAGACGGTACAGGGACTCACGGAACAGACCGCACCTTGCGTGACCTTCGACGAGACGGACTTCGCCGAGTTGTCTCCGAAAAACATGCTGCGGCTTTCGACGATCGTTTCCTCGAGACACACGCTGTCCCTGCATGGAACGTCCGAGTTGCATAAGATGGCCAACATAACAGGGTGTCTCGAGAAACAGAATCTGTACAGGTTCATCTCCAGGATGCCGTCGCTGACAAACTACTACATGCCATACTATCGTCTCTCAAGGATAAACTATTCGCAAACGGGGAACAAGGACAACTTGCTCCCAGAGGTCGTCCTGCGAGAGAGGAAGTACGACTTGACCACGATAATagatattcaaaataaGCTCTACGAGAGAAGCTACACGGATGACTCGAAGGACAGTGTCAAGACCCCGCGCAGAAGAGTCATCAAGctggggaagaagaaacgtCAAAATGATGATACCGTAAAACAAACGATGCAGCGCACGCCAGCACCTACGGCGCTCATGAAGATACCGACCACGCCGTTGACGAGCAGGTACTCGTCTCCCGAGGCCGTGCAGGGACACTTCCCGAAGAGCTGTACGCCTGAGTTGACACGGCCACTGTACGGCGACCTACCTCTCGAGGAACTCATAATCCCAAAGGCAAAGGAGAAGATAACCCCACCAAGGCGGATCAGCAGCCCGTCAGTGACAAACTCGATATACTACGTTGGGATAAGCAATAGCACGGGCCACAAGTGGGGGAGCCAGCATTATCAACCTCACAAGCAGACGGTCTCGCCCACGGTGTCGCCGCCCCCATACACCGTTGCCCATTGA
- the NIF3 gene encoding uncharacterized protein (similar to Saccharomyces cerevisiae NIF3 (YGL221C); ancestral locus Anc_3.531): MPALSKKTLQEVLRVFQKWFPESYADSAWDNTGLLLNCATGGTGSTGSTAARVLLTVDLTRAVAQEAVDQRCNLVIAYHPFVFPSWRFIDGDRNPQHASAIQLIQQGVSVYSPHTAMDAASGGINDWLALGCVAADDRDKIVSMTPIESVAHRDAEDAGKVGYGRLVSFRDPTPLSLLIQNVKCTLGVAHVQVALPDSVSDTSAAPPVSTVALCAGSGSSVFKNIPDPNKVDVYLTGELSHHELLRIKESGKVAIVCNHSNTERRYLREVLLGKLQSEGIDCIVSERDRDPLVLA; encoded by the coding sequence ATGCCAGCATTGAGTAAGAAGACGCTGCAAGAGGTTCTGCGGGTGTTCCAGAAGTGGTTCCCGGAGTCGTACGCGGACTCGGCATGGGATAACACTGGTCTGTTACTAAACTGTGCCACGGGCGGCACTGGCAGCACTGGCAGCACTGCTGCCCGGGTTCTGCTGACCGTGGACCTCACGCGGGCCGTTGCACAGGAGGCTGTCGACCAACGCTGCAACTTGGTCATTGCGTACCACCCGTTCGTGTTCCCCAGTTGGCGGTTCATCGACGGCGACCGGAACCCACAGCACGCCAGTGCCATCCAGCTGATCCAGCAGGGGGTGTCCGTGTACTCCCCACACACGGCGATGGACGCTGCTAGCGGTGGGATCAACGACTGGCTTGCACTCGGTTGTGTCGCAGCAGACGACCGGGACAAGATCGTCAGCATGACGCCCATTGAATCCGTGGCTCACAGGGACGCTGAAGACGCCGGGAAAGTAGGCTACGGTCGGCTTGTCTCCTTCAGGGATCCTACCCCACTGTCCCTACTGATACAGAACGTCAAGTGCACGCTGGGCGTGGCACACGTCCAGGTTGCACTGCCAGACAGCGTCAGTGACACGTCAGCTGCTCCACCAGTGTCCACAGTGGCGCTGTGCGCTGGCAGCGGCTCCTCCGTGTTCAAGAACATCCCAGACCCAAACAAGGTAGACGTGTACCTCACCGGGGAACTCTCCCACCACGAGTTGCTCAGGATCAAAGAGTCCGGAAAGGTCGCCATCGTGTGTAACCACTCCAACACGGAAAGACGGTACCTCCGCGAAGTGCTCCTGGGCAAACTACAAAGCGAGGGCATCGATTGCATCGTCAGCGAACGTGACAGGGACCCGCTGGTGCTCGCATGA